The Xanthomonas sontii genomic sequence GGCACGCTTCATCGCCGCGTCCTCAGGCCTGCCTGCACCGCGCGATCAGCCGCCGCACGCGCAGCCGTCAGGCCGGCAGCACGCTGCCGGCGGGCGCCTCGTGCGGGGATCACGCCGCGTCGCCGTGGCACAGCGCGGTCAGCGCGGCGCCGTCGGCGAGGGCGCCGGCAGCCTGCGCGGCACCGGCCAGCAGGGTGCGCTGGACGTCGCCCTTGGCCGGGGTGGTCTCGATGCAGCGCAGTTCGGCGCCACGGCCGTACAGGTGCAGGCTGCGTACGTGCGCGGCCATGGCCGGATCCTTGGGCTGCAACTGCAGCTGCCAGCGCTCGCGGGTGCCGCTGCTGCTGATGTTGAACTGCTGCTGCAGCAGCGCGTGGTCGCCGGACAGCAGCGCGCCGAAACCGCTCTGCAGGCCGGCCAGTTCCGGCACGCGCGCCAGCGAGAAGCGCCGCGGCGGCTTGCCGTCGCGCTCCAGCGTGGCCTCGCCGCCACGCAGGGTGGTGGTCTCGTGGTACGGCGCGGTGACCTCGCGCACCAGCGTCTGCGCGTCC encodes the following:
- a CDS encoding LolA-related protein, with product MPMRRTLPWMLILLCSAAPLSAASPEAPDADWILQKLARPAPVSTAFVELRGSVLLKTPLRVQGEYRRPDAQTLVREVTAPYHETTTLRGGEATLERDGKPPRRFSLARVPELAGLQSGFGALLSGDHALLQQQFNISSSGTRERWQLQLQPKDPAMAAHVRSLHLYGRGAELRCIETTPAKGDVQRTLLAGAAQAAGALADGAALTALCHGDAA